The Amyelois transitella isolate CPQ chromosome 20, ilAmyTran1.1, whole genome shotgun sequence genome has a segment encoding these proteins:
- the LOC132903003 gene encoding uncharacterized protein LOC132903003 — protein MEAEKSAANAAAAAASQTTQPDPAHVHNQPEIANISLALRIPPFWRDRPRLWFYSFEAATHDQKKGEQKMAQMVIARLEKQDIEQISDLLYNPPETNPYQAIKERLITAYEESDSRQFQKLLSEMELGDQKPTHLLRRMRDLARDRIPDSTLRLMWTNHLPAHIRSVLAVSESFSTTTALEELALLADKMMEQHREISAVNNTTSSPLSSQAQSPSQSSDTQFLINELRKLSVEIAELKSRPPYNNNNNNNYRRNRSQSRNRNYSRPNSRDNSPSPHCFYHRRFGAQARKCTSPCSYITKNEKPEN, from the coding sequence ATGGAGGCCGAAAAATCTGCCGCAaatgccgccgccgccgccgcatcGCAGACCACACAGCCCGATCCAGCCCACGTCCACAACCAGCCCGAAATCGCCAACATATCCCTCGCTCTGCGGATACCACCATTCTGGCGCGACCGACCACGACTATGGTTCTACAGTTTCGAGGCTGCCACCCACGACCAAAAGAAGGGTGAACAGAAGATGGCGCAGATGGTCATCGCTCGTCTCGAAAAGCAAGACATAGAGCAAATCAGCGACCTCCTCTACAATCCACCAGAGACGAACCCATACCAGGCGATCAAGGAGCGTCTCATCACCGCCTACGAAGAATCGGACAGCCGGCAATTCCAAAAGCTTCTGTCCGAAATGGAACTAGGCGACCAGAAGCCGACCCACCTACTACGACGGATGCGCGATCTCGCTCGAGACAGAATTCCCGACTCCACACTACGACTCATGTGGACCAACCACCTACCGGCACATATTCGCTCTGTCCTCGCCGTAAGCGAATCGTTCAGCACGACAACCGCACTGGAAGAGCTTGCCCTACTTGCCGACAAAATGATGGAGCAACATCGGGAAATTTCCGCCGTCAATAATACTACATCGTCGCCATTATCATCACAAGCCCAGTCACCATCGCAATCGTCAGATACACAATTTCTCATCAACGAATTACGAAAACTTTCCGTCGAAATCGCCGAACTGAAATCAAGGCCGCcatacaacaacaacaacaacaacaattaTCGAAGAAATCGATCCCAGTCCCGGAACCGCAACTATTCTCGTCCCAACTCACGAGACAATTCGCCATCGCCACATTGTTTTTACCACCGACGTTTTGGAGCACAAGCGAGAAAATGTACATCGCCCTGTTCCTACATCACGAAAAACGAGAAGCCGGAAAACTAG
- the LOC132902972 gene encoding uncharacterized protein LOC132902972, translating to MPPQKKTREEVLERKKELERLRYQRLKNDPQKREEMKEKERLKYQKKKEKGLRKLVRDMTPREHRTAKKNWKKHCTDYRARKKTLKETTNAFVRDNTPSSETEISAPPTTDNSANKKRKRHAKLLREKANRDKDNKILEYKRKVEKYKKRLSRLEKTINQNKDETPNTKINRMIDDSNSRKEIVKKALFGEVMNKQLKENYSQLKTQKDKQIFSKVVAGTSVHKYKLWTTKDSAINYKMTKKWKPSPSLEMPKRTRIDKISKRCAKVIREFYEDDSNSRLGAGKKEFITRNSIKHQKRYLQDTVLSLYKKFVASNFKISYQMFCRLRPFWVVKPKAQDRDTCLCVTHANIDLKLSGLHAAKILSYNSYQKLLENLCCDRYNVECLSRKCLVCNNRTPAYNEFDDNKPIQYKKWVSEKQEYLDPKSKKPKLVTKHLKKTLTLRPRELIHELHADLDKFFCHQRNIVHQFNAIKHLKENLGEEDILIHMDFSENYCTKYGEEIQPFHFGGSRTQISIHTVVVYLKNSIQSYATISKNLTHSPSAIWAHLQPIFRAIQPGIKYVHFLSDGPVTQYRNKTMFFVLASRLSKDIPNLQGFSWNYSEAGHGKGAPDGVGATCKRTADAVVAAGGDVDTLEQFVEVIQARCPGIIFHTINDEDIQSITDAIEKTSKLKSFNGTLKVHQITGISTSPAVLTMRSLSCFCPNTCQHYKIGTINYNQKMKLRVQDIYTESETSSSEDDNALDMFEIEPSYATKPRTDSPVEEMEAGPSRDNNDKYNCGDYVLVKLQSKHTEYRYVAVINKIDEEDGEFTVTFLKLCDKEGLTFKVDEEDVSDIAFEQIIKKLTNPDLILKGKRIFYKFNTPVNIFEQ from the coding sequence ATGCCGCCTCAAAAGAAGACTAGGGAAGAAGTATTAGAAAGGAAGAAAGAATTAGAACGTTTAAGATATCAGCGCCTTAAAAATGATCCCCAAAAGAGAGaagaaatgaaagaaaaagaacGTCTTAagtatcaaaagaaaaaagaaaaaggcttAAGAAAACTCGTACGAGACATGACTCCACGTGAACACAgaactgcaaaaaaaaattggaaaaaacattGTACTGATTATCGGGCTAGGAAAAAGACATTGAAGGAAACAACTAATGCTTTTGTGAGAGACAACACTCCAAGTTCAGAGACTGAGATTTCAGCACCTCCTACAACTGACAATTCtgcaaataaaaagagaaaaagacATGCGAAGCTATTAAGAGAAAAAGCGAATAGAGACAAAGACAATAAGATACtcgaatataaaagaaaagtcgaaaagtataaaaaaagactGTCAAGACTCGAAAAAACTATAAAccaaaataaagatgaaacaCCTAACACGAAAATTAACAGAATGATTGATGATTCTAACTCGAGAaaagaaattgtgaaaaaagcATTGTTCGGCGAGGTGATGAATAAacaattgaaagaaaattattcacaattAAAGACCcaaaaagacaaacaaatattttcaaaagttgTTGCTGGGACATcagtacataaatacaaactatGGACTACCAAAGACAGTGCTATTAACtataaaatgacaaaaaaatggAAACCATCTCCTTCTTTGGAAATGCCTAAACGAACACGAATTGACAAAATTTCGAAGAGATGTGCAAAAGTGATTAGAGAGTTTTATGAGGATGACAGCAATAGCAGACTAGGTGCTGGAAAAAAGGAATTTATTACAAGAAATTCAATCAAGCATCAAAAACGCTATCTACAAGATACAGTGCTGAGCTTGTACAAGAAATTTGTAGCtagtaatttcaaaataagctATCAAATGTTCTGTCGTTTGCGTCCTTTCTGGGTTGTCAAGCCAAAAGCTCAAGACCGTGACACTTGTCTTTGTGTCACTCACGCCAACATTGACTTAAAGCTGTCTGGTTTACACGCGGCAAAAATATTGTCGTATAACAGCTATCAGAAGTTACTAGAAAATTTATGCTGTGATCGCTATAATGTGGAGTGTTTGTCAAGAAAATGCCTAGTGTGCAATAACAGAACCCCTGCCTACAATGAGTTTGATGACAACAAACCTATACAATACAAGAAATGGGTATCTGAAAAACAAGAATATTTGGATCCAAAATCTAAAAAGCCTAAGCTAGTGACTAAACACCTTAAAAAGACTTTGACGCTGCGTCCGCGAGAGTTGATACATGAATTGCATGCTGACCTAGACAAGTTCTTTTGCCACCAAAGAAACATTGTACATCAATTCAATGCAATCAAACATTTGAAGGAAAATCTTGGCGAAGAAGATATTTTGATACACATGGACTTCTCCGAAAATTATTGTACCAAATACGGAGAAGAGATTCAACCCTTCCACTTCGGAGGATCTCGAACTCAAATAAGTATTCACACAGTTGTTGTGTATCTCAAAAACTCAATACAATCCTACGCCACCATTTCCAAAAACTTGACGCATTCACCCTCAGCTATTTGGGCGCATTTGCAGCCAATTTTCCGAGCAATACAACctggaattaaatatgttCATTTCCTTAGTGACGGGCCGGTTACACAATATCGGAACAAAACTATGTTCTTTGTTTTGGCCTCGAGATTATCCAAAGATATTCCAAATCTACAAGGATTTTCGTGGAATTACTCGGAGGCCGGACATGGCAAGGGTGCACCAGATGGTGTTGGTGCTACTTGCAAGAGGACTGCGGATGCTGTTGTAGCTGCTGGAGGTGATGTCGATACCCTGGAACAATTTGTGGAAGTCATCCAAGCTAGATGTCCTGGGATTATTTTCCATACAATAAATGACGAAGATATTCAATCAATTACTGATGCCATTGAAAAGACTTCCAaactaaaaagttttaatggaACATTAAAGGTGCACCAGATCACTGGAATATCTACTTCCCCAGCAGTTTTGACAATGAGAAGTTTAAGCTGTTTTTGCCCTAATACCTGtcaacattataaaattggaaCAATTAATTACAACCAGAAAATGAAGCTTCGTGTTCAAGACATTTACACCGAATCTGAAACCTCTTCATCCGAGGATGATAATGCCCTTGATATGTTTGAAATCGAACCTTCATATGCGACCAAGCCACGAACTGATAGTCCTGTGGAAGAAATGGAAGCGGGACCTTCCCGAGATAACAACGACAAGTATAATTGTGGAGACTATGTATTAGTTAAGTTGCAGAGTAAACATACTGAATACCGTTATGTTGcggtcataaataaaattgatgaagAAGATGGTGAATTCACTGTCACGTTTTTAAAACTCTGTGATAAAGAAGGACTGACTTTTAAAGTAGACGAAGAAGATGTTTCTGATATAGCCTTTgagcaaattattaaaaagttgaCTAATCCGGACTTGATCCTAAAAGGGAAAAgaatcttttataaatttaatacaccggttaatatttttgaacagTAA